Proteins found in one Tumebacillus sp. BK434 genomic segment:
- the pdhA gene encoding pyruvate dehydrogenase (acetyl-transferring) E1 component subunit alpha → MNRIDQCQAEGKSLSPALLTEMYKWMITVRHFDRRAVHLQRSGRIGTYAPLEGQEAAQVGCGFALEKRDWLFPTYREHGVSMVHGLPMATIFLYWNGRPEGCISPPGVNIFPIAVPIATQLPHAVGAAWASKLRGEDTVTVGFLGDGATSEGDFHEAMNFAGVFQLPVLFFCQNNGYAISVPLSKQTATETLAEKAAAYGIAGVRVDGNDAVAVYEAVRTAADRARSGGGPTLIEAVTYRYGSHTTADDHTRYRDEAEVNGWREKDGIARLKQTLLTLGVWSEEQETAAWEEADATVQRAIEEMLAAPPVDHNRIFEHAYAKLPWHLQEQRAEMRKLYGNGGGK, encoded by the coding sequence ATGAACCGGATTGATCAATGTCAGGCAGAAGGGAAATCGCTTTCGCCTGCGCTGTTAACGGAAATGTACAAGTGGATGATCACCGTCCGCCATTTTGACCGCCGCGCGGTGCATCTGCAGCGCTCGGGGCGGATCGGCACCTATGCGCCGCTGGAGGGGCAGGAGGCGGCGCAGGTCGGGTGCGGTTTTGCTTTGGAAAAGCGGGACTGGCTGTTCCCGACCTACCGCGAGCACGGCGTGTCGATGGTGCACGGCCTGCCGATGGCGACGATCTTCCTTTACTGGAACGGCCGCCCCGAAGGCTGTATCTCGCCTCCAGGCGTCAACATCTTCCCGATCGCCGTGCCGATCGCCACCCAGCTCCCGCACGCCGTCGGCGCCGCCTGGGCGAGCAAACTGCGCGGCGAGGACACCGTCACCGTCGGCTTTCTCGGCGACGGGGCGACGTCCGAAGGGGACTTTCACGAAGCGATGAACTTTGCCGGCGTCTTTCAGTTGCCTGTGCTCTTTTTCTGCCAGAACAACGGCTATGCGATCTCCGTCCCGCTGTCCAAGCAGACCGCGACGGAAACCCTGGCCGAGAAAGCGGCTGCATACGGCATCGCCGGCGTCCGCGTGGACGGCAACGACGCCGTCGCCGTCTACGAAGCGGTCAGAACGGCTGCCGACCGAGCCCGCAGCGGCGGAGGGCCGACCCTGATCGAGGCGGTCACCTACCGCTACGGCTCGCACACCACCGCCGACGACCACACCCGCTACCGGGACGAAGCGGAAGTGAATGGGTGGCGGGAAAAAGACGGCATTGCACGACTGAAACAGACCCTGCTCACGCTCGGCGTCTGGTCGGAAGAGCAGGAGACGGCCGCTTGGGAAGAAGCGGACGCCACGGTGCAGCGCGCAATCGAGGAGATGCTCGCCGCTCCGCCGGTCGACCACAACCGCATTTTCGAGCACGCCTATGCGAAACTGCCCTGGCACCTGCAAGAACAGCGCGCCGAGATGCGCAAGCTGTACGGAAACGGAGGCGGGAAGTGA
- a CDS encoding dihydrolipoamide acetyltransferase family protein, whose protein sequence is MTVAFKLPDVGEGIHEAEVVRWLVQEGDVVREFDPLVEVQTDKALVELPSPASGCVQEIRAQAGELARVGEVLVVIGEDKLSKRVLATPSTRKYARDQGVDLSQVTGTGPAGRVTKEDVQAFLHTAEQPAAPAAAPPAVTAHHSAAQPSDTAAPSCTSDPAPAPAAASDSTRIPLRGLRRTIADRMTKSAFTAPHVTAVDEVDMTELVACRQQANEWLAPSGEKITYLPFILKALTTALRSHPHLNAHMDDAQGEIVLHRDCHIGVAVDTPDGLMVPVIRHADRRSLLELAAAAKALTEQAKSRTLALGDMRGGTFTVSNMGPVGGLFATPILNYPEVAILGIHPMQERPVVRGGEIVIRTMMYLSLSFDHRVIDGAEAVRFTNKIKQLLETPQRLFLEMS, encoded by the coding sequence ATGACCGTTGCATTCAAGCTTCCCGACGTCGGCGAAGGCATCCACGAAGCGGAAGTCGTGCGCTGGCTGGTGCAGGAAGGCGATGTCGTGCGCGAGTTCGACCCGCTGGTGGAAGTGCAGACCGACAAAGCGCTGGTCGAGCTGCCATCCCCCGCGTCCGGCTGCGTGCAGGAGATCCGCGCCCAAGCGGGCGAGCTGGCCCGCGTCGGCGAGGTGCTGGTGGTGATCGGGGAAGACAAGCTGTCCAAGCGGGTGCTCGCCACGCCGTCGACCCGCAAATACGCCCGCGATCAGGGCGTCGATCTCTCGCAAGTGACCGGCACCGGCCCGGCGGGGCGCGTGACGAAGGAGGACGTGCAAGCGTTTTTACATACAGCAGAACAACCGGCTGCACCTGCTGCGGCACCGCCGGCCGTCACCGCGCACCACTCCGCAGCGCAACCATCCGACACGGCGGCTCCTTCCTGCACATCCGACCCCGCACCCGCACCCGCCGCTGCATCTGACAGCACCCGGATTCCTTTGCGCGGCCTGCGCCGCACCATCGCCGACCGCATGACGAAGTCGGCGTTCACGGCGCCGCACGTCACGGCGGTCGACGAAGTGGACATGACCGAGCTGGTCGCCTGTCGCCAGCAGGCGAACGAATGGCTCGCTCCTTCCGGCGAAAAGATCACCTACCTGCCCTTCATCCTCAAAGCGCTGACCACCGCCCTCAGATCGCACCCGCACCTCAACGCCCACATGGATGATGCGCAAGGCGAGATCGTCCTGCACCGCGACTGCCACATCGGCGTCGCCGTCGACACGCCGGACGGTCTGATGGTACCGGTGATCAGGCACGCCGACCGCCGCTCCCTGCTCGAGCTCGCCGCCGCAGCCAAAGCGCTCACCGAGCAGGCCAAAAGCCGGACCCTCGCCCTCGGCGACATGCGCGGTGGCACGTTCACCGTCTCCAACATGGGCCCGGTCGGAGGCCTGTTCGCCACCCCGATCCTCAACTACCCGGAAGTGGCGATCCTAGGCATCCACCCGATGCAGGAGCGGCCGGTCGTGCGGGGCGGCGAGATCGTCATCCGCACGATGATGTATCTCTCTCTGTCCTTCGACCATCGCGTGATCGACGGAGCGGAAGCGGTGCGCTTCACCAACAAGATCAAACAGCTGCTGGAAACGCCGCAGCGGCTGTTCCTCGAAATGAGCTAA
- a CDS encoding GNAT family N-acetyltransferase, whose protein sequence is MITFRLVQPDADRATLVQFFTDISEAEQAEGDLQFNEEDYIQFAKQKAADLPEGFVLMEDDGHTVGELVLRRAEYEGREVGYISFIYVVPEGRGQGYSQQLLRYAEDLFRKLQFPEYHLRVAQTNARAIRFYEKNGFEQLAQETNSLQQLCWRMGKRLK, encoded by the coding sequence GTGATCACATTTCGACTCGTCCAACCGGACGCCGACCGCGCCACGCTCGTCCAATTTTTCACCGACATCAGCGAAGCGGAGCAGGCGGAAGGGGACCTGCAATTTAATGAAGAGGACTACATCCAATTCGCCAAGCAAAAAGCGGCCGATCTGCCGGAAGGGTTCGTGCTGATGGAAGACGACGGGCACACCGTCGGCGAGCTCGTCCTGCGCCGCGCCGAGTACGAAGGGCGGGAGGTCGGCTACATCAGCTTCATCTACGTCGTTCCCGAAGGCCGGGGCCAAGGCTACAGCCAGCAGCTCCTCCGCTATGCGGAAGACCTGTTCCGCAAGCTCCAGTTCCCCGAGTACCACCTCCGCGTCGCCCAAACCAACGCCCGCGCCATCCGATTCTACGAAAAAAACGGCTTCGAGCAGTTGGCGCAAGAGACCAACTCCCTCCAGCAGCTCTGCTGGCGAATGGGGAAGCGGCTCAAGTAA
- a CDS encoding alpha-ketoacid dehydrogenase subunit beta: MAKRNLIQAITDGLRVALREDRRVLLLGEDVGVNGGVFRATEGLQAEFGSDRVVDTPLAEAGIIGASVGLAVNGMRPVPELQFAGFIYPAVEQIVCHVSRVRMRSQGRFSCPMVIRAPYGGGIRAPELHGDSPEAFFVHQPGLKVVCPSTPYDAKGLLLAALAEDDPVLFFEPMRIYRAIKEEVPDGHYTVPIGKANVVREGRQISLFAWGTMLRVSLEAAELAKQKGWDVEVVDLRTLSPLDRETILASVEKTGRALVVHEAPKTAGLGAEVVALINDGALLSLEAPVGRVGGYDAPQPLFSLEDIYAPDAKRILHGIESVMNF, translated from the coding sequence ATGGCAAAACGCAACTTGATCCAAGCGATCACCGACGGCCTGCGCGTCGCCTTGCGCGAAGACCGGCGCGTGCTGCTGCTCGGCGAAGACGTCGGAGTCAACGGCGGGGTGTTCCGCGCCACGGAAGGCTTGCAGGCGGAGTTTGGCAGCGACCGCGTCGTCGACACGCCGCTGGCGGAAGCGGGCATCATCGGCGCGTCGGTCGGGCTCGCGGTGAACGGGATGCGCCCGGTGCCCGAGCTGCAGTTTGCCGGGTTCATCTATCCGGCGGTCGAGCAGATCGTCTGCCACGTCTCGCGGGTGCGCATGCGCTCGCAAGGGCGGTTCTCCTGCCCGATGGTGATCCGCGCGCCTTATGGCGGCGGCATTCGCGCACCGGAGTTGCACGGGGACAGCCCGGAGGCATTTTTCGTACACCAGCCGGGGCTGAAAGTGGTCTGCCCATCCACGCCGTACGATGCAAAAGGCTTGCTGCTCGCCGCGCTGGCCGAAGACGACCCGGTGCTCTTTTTCGAACCGATGCGCATCTACCGCGCCATTAAGGAAGAGGTGCCGGACGGGCACTACACCGTGCCGATCGGCAAAGCGAACGTGGTGCGCGAAGGGAGGCAGATCTCCCTGTTCGCCTGGGGCACGATGCTGCGCGTGTCGCTGGAGGCGGCGGAACTGGCCAAGCAAAAGGGCTGGGACGTGGAGGTGGTCGACCTGCGCACCTTGTCGCCGCTCGACCGGGAGACGATCCTCGCTTCGGTGGAAAAAACGGGCCGGGCGCTCGTCGTGCATGAAGCGCCGAAGACGGCGGGACTCGGGGCGGAGGTCGTCGCCTTGATCAACGACGGGGCGCTTTTGTCGCTGGAAGCTCCCGTCGGCCGCGTCGGCGGCTATGATGCGCCGCAGCCGCTGTTTTCGCTGGAGGACATTTATGCGCCGGACGCCAAGCGGATTCTGCACGGCATCGAAAGCGTGATGAACTTTTAA
- a CDS encoding chloramphenicol acetyltransferase, which produces MRYLDLETWPRKNHYHFFRTMDYPHFNVCANVDVTRFQAVVKANGLSFFKTFLYAVVRTANELKEFRYRIREKGVVEHDAVHPSFTLMTSEDVFRFTEAKYHPELHVFLEETAKVMDAAKDTVYIEDEPGRDDLLYVTCLPWVSFTSVQHPIHMDPHDSVPRFAWGKFFEENGKVKVPLGIQVHHALVDGVHVGQFFMRVQEVLDEFGEIEKGTHR; this is translated from the coding sequence GTGCGATACCTCGATCTGGAGACCTGGCCGCGAAAAAACCACTATCACTTCTTCCGCACGATGGACTATCCGCATTTTAACGTCTGTGCCAACGTGGATGTGACCCGCTTCCAAGCGGTGGTGAAAGCGAACGGGCTGTCTTTTTTCAAAACGTTTTTGTATGCGGTCGTAAGGACGGCCAATGAGTTGAAAGAGTTTCGCTACCGGATTCGCGAGAAAGGCGTGGTCGAGCATGACGCGGTGCATCCGTCATTTACGCTGATGACGTCGGAAGATGTGTTTCGCTTTACGGAGGCGAAATACCATCCGGAGCTGCACGTATTTCTTGAAGAGACCGCCAAGGTGATGGACGCGGCCAAAGACACCGTCTACATCGAAGACGAGCCCGGCCGCGACGACCTGCTCTACGTCACCTGCCTGCCCTGGGTCTCCTTCACCAGTGTCCAGCACCCGATCCACATGGACCCGCACGACAGCGTGCCCCGTTTCGCATGGGGCAAGTTCTTCGAGGAGAACGGGAAGGTGAAAGTGCCATTGGGGATTCAGGTCCATCACGCGCTGGTGGATGGTGTGCATGTAGGGCAGTTTTTCATGCGGGTGCAGGAAGTGTTGGATGAGTTTGGAGAGATCGAAAAAGGCACTCACCGGTGA
- a CDS encoding 2OG-Fe(II) oxygenase yields the protein MNPVSHVPGEWQRWISENLTRGASPEVVIQKMVEHKFDLATAQAAVAAQQTAEHPSGQSSEQPSGQTSGQTSGQSSASAADESYVYETPRIQSSGRVISTSDRDVHVVVRSERPVIVVFDDMLSADECDEMLLLAQSRGVLRSTVVDPQSGAGTVDNVRTSFGTYFQRGENELIARVEQRLAEVMNVPLEHGEGLQVLHYKGGGEYRPHFDFFPPSSPGNQRHLANGGQRVSTMILYLNDVPAGGETIFPQISLSVVPKKGAAVYFEYCNSQGQVDPLTLHGGAPVTQGEKWIATKWVRQHTWGG from the coding sequence ATGAACCCAGTCTCTCACGTTCCGGGCGAGTGGCAACGCTGGATTTCGGAAAATCTCACGCGAGGCGCATCGCCCGAGGTCGTGATTCAAAAAATGGTTGAGCACAAGTTCGACCTCGCCACCGCCCAAGCGGCCGTCGCTGCACAGCAAACAGCGGAACATCCGTCAGGACAGTCGTCGGAACAGCCGTCAGGGCAGACGTCGGGGCAGACGTCGGGGCAGTCATCAGCATCGGCAGCCGACGAGTCGTACGTCTACGAAACGCCCCGCATTCAGTCGTCCGGGCGCGTCATCTCCACCTCCGACCGCGATGTGCATGTTGTCGTCCGCAGTGAGCGGCCGGTGATCGTCGTGTTCGACGACATGCTCAGCGCCGATGAATGCGATGAAATGCTTCTCCTTGCCCAGTCGAGAGGCGTCCTGCGCTCCACCGTAGTCGATCCGCAGAGCGGCGCAGGCACGGTCGACAACGTTCGCACCAGCTTCGGCACGTATTTTCAACGCGGCGAAAACGAGCTGATCGCGCGCGTTGAGCAGCGCCTCGCCGAAGTGATGAACGTCCCGCTCGAGCACGGCGAAGGGCTTCAAGTGCTCCACTACAAGGGCGGCGGCGAGTACCGGCCGCATTTTGACTTTTTCCCGCCCTCCTCGCCAGGTAATCAAAGGCACCTCGCCAACGGCGGACAGCGGGTCAGCACGATGATCCTCTACCTGAATGACGTTCCGGCTGGCGGCGAGACGATCTTTCCGCAGATCTCGCTGTCGGTCGTGCCGAAAAAAGGGGCGGCTGTGTATTTTGAGTACTGCAACAGCCAAGGCCAAGTCGACCCCTTGACGCTGCATGGCGGCGCTCCCGTTACGCAGGGAGAGAAATGGATCGCAACCAAATGGGTGCGGCAGCACACTTGGGGTGGATGA
- the lpdA gene encoding dihydrolipoyl dehydrogenase yields MVVGDIAQEVQVVVIGGGPGGYVAAIRAAQLGKEVVLVEKEHLGGVCLNVGCIPSKALIHAANTAVAIAEAVDMGLHTAAPELDMQKLQAWKTGIVHKLTGGVATLLKQNGVTVTQGAALFMTEDRIAVETASGMEYYRFDQAILATGSRPLQLPSLPFDGTYILSSTDALQLTELPQELLIIGGGYIGLELGTAFAKLGTRVTIAEMASDLLPGIDPALVRIVKKNLRRMGVTLLTETEALAHTIENGRVDVRLREKGEDKIFTADKVLVTVGRRPNTEGLDLDRAGLQTDEKGFLHTNAQGRTHNPNIFAIGDITHGPMLAHKASKEGIIAAEAIAGLASAKDMACLPVVIFTDPEIAVTGLTEAEARAQGYAVKSGQFPFAVNGRALTTGAGDGYCRIVAEQESGVVLGVHIVGPEASSLIGEAALAIEMGATLEDLHLTVHPHPTLTEVLMEAAADADGAAIHLAKRK; encoded by the coding sequence ATGGTCGTAGGAGACATCGCGCAAGAAGTCCAAGTCGTCGTCATCGGCGGCGGCCCCGGCGGTTATGTGGCAGCGATCCGCGCCGCCCAGCTCGGCAAAGAAGTCGTGCTTGTGGAGAAAGAGCATCTGGGCGGCGTCTGCCTCAACGTCGGCTGCATTCCGTCCAAAGCGCTGATCCACGCCGCGAATACTGCGGTCGCCATCGCCGAAGCGGTCGACATGGGCTTGCACACCGCCGCTCCGGAGCTCGACATGCAGAAGCTCCAAGCTTGGAAAACCGGCATCGTCCACAAGCTTACCGGCGGCGTTGCCACCCTGCTCAAGCAAAACGGCGTCACGGTCACCCAAGGCGCAGCGCTGTTCATGACCGAAGACCGCATCGCGGTGGAAACGGCGTCCGGCATGGAATATTACCGCTTCGATCAGGCGATCCTCGCCACCGGCTCGCGGCCGCTGCAACTGCCCAGCCTGCCTTTTGACGGCACCTACATCCTGTCCTCGACCGACGCGCTGCAACTGACCGAGCTGCCGCAAGAGCTGCTCATCATCGGCGGCGGTTACATCGGGCTGGAGCTTGGCACCGCGTTTGCCAAGCTCGGCACCCGCGTCACCATCGCCGAGATGGCGTCCGACCTCCTGCCCGGCATCGACCCTGCCTTGGTGCGGATCGTGAAAAAAAATCTCCGGCGCATGGGCGTCACCTTGCTGACGGAAACGGAAGCCCTCGCCCACACGATTGAAAACGGCCGCGTGGACGTCCGCCTGCGGGAAAAAGGGGAGGACAAAATCTTCACCGCCGACAAAGTGCTCGTTACCGTCGGACGCCGCCCGAACACCGAAGGGCTCGACCTCGACCGGGCGGGGCTGCAGACAGACGAAAAAGGGTTCCTGCACACCAACGCGCAAGGCCGCACGCACAACCCGAACATCTTCGCCATCGGCGACATCACTCACGGCCCGATGCTGGCCCACAAAGCGAGCAAGGAGGGCATCATCGCAGCCGAAGCGATCGCAGGCCTGGCCAGCGCCAAAGACATGGCCTGCCTGCCCGTTGTGATCTTCACCGATCCGGAGATCGCCGTCACCGGCCTCACCGAAGCGGAAGCGCGCGCACAGGGTTACGCCGTCAAATCCGGCCAGTTCCCCTTCGCCGTCAACGGCCGCGCGCTCACCACCGGCGCAGGCGACGGCTATTGCCGCATCGTTGCCGAGCAGGAGAGCGGCGTCGTGCTCGGCGTCCACATCGTCGGTCCGGAAGCGTCCTCGCTGATCGGCGAAGCGGCGCTCGCCATCGAGATGGGCGCCACGCTCGAAGACCTGCACCTCACCGTCCATCCGCACCCGACCTTGACCGAAGTCCTGATGGAAGCGGCTGCCGACGCGGACGGGGCGGCGATTCATCTCGCCAAGCGCAAATAA
- a CDS encoding MFS transporter yields the protein MSRTASFRFLWIGQTAANLGDVLYVVVIIAMIYGATGSAMLTALVPIVTMSTQLIGGFTAPLLIDRFRLTVLLWSTQLGKTLLFVLLTLNLDLFLHGGWLPLLYVLMALFSWLDSAANPARNAIVPRLVDPSRLVKVNGLLASTDQTVQLAGWALGGVLFVALGGTLSLWLCFVLHAAAALMMFGVRDPLPAEEQAADASNKSGLESVKEGWVFVWRSPLLRLVIVMDALEVLAEGVWIGAVVMVFVQEALGQGAQWFGFLNAGYMAGMLLGGMLVTAFSKWVEARMGLLLILGSIIYALLNVGFALNSTPWLALGICLLMGLPHQLKAVVQQTLFQTQVEARLLPKVFSVKLTVFYTGFALSSLMMSLLTDAVGVRFVYLLAAALVGVAAVVATSQWKLLKKASVSP from the coding sequence ATGAGCCGGACCGCTTCGTTTCGCTTCTTATGGATCGGCCAGACGGCGGCGAATCTGGGCGATGTGCTGTATGTGGTGGTGATCATCGCCATGATCTACGGCGCGACCGGGTCGGCGATGCTGACCGCGCTGGTGCCGATCGTCACGATGAGCACGCAGCTGATCGGCGGGTTTACCGCGCCTTTGCTGATCGACCGCTTCCGGCTGACCGTGCTGCTGTGGAGCACGCAGCTGGGGAAGACGCTGCTGTTCGTATTGCTGACGCTCAATCTCGATCTGTTTCTGCACGGGGGCTGGCTGCCGCTGCTGTACGTGTTGATGGCGCTGTTTTCCTGGCTGGACTCGGCGGCCAATCCGGCGCGCAACGCGATCGTGCCGCGCTTGGTCGACCCGAGCCGGCTGGTGAAAGTCAACGGCCTGCTCGCTTCGACCGATCAGACGGTGCAGCTCGCAGGCTGGGCGCTGGGCGGCGTGCTGTTTGTCGCGCTCGGCGGAACGCTCAGCTTGTGGCTGTGCTTCGTTCTGCATGCGGCGGCCGCTTTGATGATGTTTGGCGTGCGCGACCCGCTGCCTGCGGAGGAACAGGCAGCGGATGCAAGCAACAAGTCAGGCTTGGAGTCGGTCAAAGAAGGCTGGGTCTTCGTCTGGCGCTCACCGCTGCTGCGTCTGGTGATCGTGATGGACGCGCTGGAGGTGCTGGCGGAAGGCGTCTGGATCGGTGCAGTGGTGATGGTGTTTGTGCAGGAGGCGCTGGGACAAGGGGCGCAGTGGTTCGGCTTTTTGAACGCCGGCTACATGGCGGGCATGCTGCTTGGCGGGATGCTGGTCACCGCGTTTTCCAAATGGGTCGAGGCGCGGATGGGCTTGCTGCTGATCTTGGGCTCGATCATCTATGCGCTGCTCAATGTCGGGTTTGCGCTGAACAGCACTCCTTGGCTGGCACTTGGGATCTGCCTGCTGATGGGCCTGCCCCACCAGTTGAAAGCCGTGGTGCAGCAGACCCTGTTCCAAACGCAGGTCGAAGCCCGCTTGCTGCCGAAAGTGTTTTCGGTGAAGCTGACCGTGTTTTACACCGGGTTTGCCTTGTCTTCGCTGATGATGAGTCTGCTGACCGATGCGGTCGGCGTGCGGTTCGTCTATCTGCTGGCCGCCGCGCTGGTCGGCGTGGCCGCTGTGGTGGCGACCAGTCAGTGGAAATTGTTGAAAAAAGCATCTGTCTCGCCATGA
- a CDS encoding class I SAM-dependent methyltransferase, producing MLHTGKNFFDQEEVFNTYWRQRGRELSANAVLEEPVIEELIGPVQGLALLDLGCGNGQYGAELLGRGAKSFFGVDAAQKMLEQAQERLHGTEATLVRGTFEEIDLPAESFDLALSRLALHYVEDICSVFAKVAKSLVKGGRFVLSVEHPLLTSSLDQEITGPRGSMVVDDYFVSGPREIEWLGGRVQKFHHTLEEYFLALQGAGFQVEMLRESKPKRELFPTEEEFLRRSRIPLFLFLVGRKS from the coding sequence ATGTTGCATACCGGAAAGAATTTTTTTGATCAGGAAGAGGTGTTCAACACCTATTGGCGGCAACGCGGACGCGAACTGAGCGCCAATGCCGTGCTGGAGGAGCCGGTGATCGAAGAGTTGATCGGCCCTGTACAGGGCTTGGCCTTGCTCGACCTCGGATGCGGGAACGGACAGTACGGTGCCGAGCTGCTGGGGCGCGGCGCGAAGTCGTTTTTCGGCGTGGATGCGGCGCAGAAGATGCTGGAGCAGGCGCAAGAGCGGCTGCACGGAACTGAAGCGACCCTGGTGCGCGGGACGTTTGAAGAGATCGACCTGCCTGCCGAGAGCTTTGACTTGGCCCTGTCGCGGCTGGCGCTGCACTATGTGGAGGATATCTGCTCCGTGTTTGCCAAAGTGGCGAAGAGTCTGGTCAAAGGCGGCCGGTTTGTCTTATCGGTGGAGCATCCGCTGCTGACATCCAGTCTCGATCAGGAGATCACCGGTCCGCGCGGCAGCATGGTGGTCGATGACTACTTTGTCAGCGGGCCGCGCGAGATCGAATGGCTGGGCGGGCGGGTGCAAAAGTTTCATCACACGTTGGAGGAGTATTTTCTGGCGCTGCAAGGGGCAGGATTCCAGGTCGAAATGCTGCGCGAGTCGAAGCCGAAGCGGGAGCTGTTCCCCACGGAGGAGGAATTCCTGCGCCGGTCGCGGATTCCCTTGTTTTTGTTCCTCGTCGGGAGGAAGTCATGA